A DNA window from Paraburkholderia hospita contains the following coding sequences:
- a CDS encoding cold-shock protein: protein MATGTVKWFNDAKGFGFITPDEGGEDLFAHFSEIKTEGFKSLQENQKVSFDVKMGPKGKQAANIKPV, encoded by the coding sequence ATGGCAACTGGTACAGTGAAATGGTTTAATGATGCGAAGGGCTTCGGTTTCATCACGCCGGACGAAGGCGGCGAAGACCTGTTTGCCCACTTCTCCGAAATCAAGACGGAAGGCTTCAAGTCATTGCAGGAAAATCAGAAAGTAAGCTTCGACGTGAAGATGGGTCCAAAGGGCAAGCAGGCCGCCAATATCAAGCCAGTCTAA
- a CDS encoding DEAD/DEAH box helicase, with amino-acid sequence MVDKTDIIQDGLTAQAVRSYIDFDGHDATRSTPSAQAVLQSKGVAALWHLLETKSFAYLADEVGMGKTRQAMGVIATQFLRNPDSRVAIVCSSATLQRQWQSEWSEFLRTCYRLLDDRLLDTVNARQVEDLHLHHSLRDFVRSLSLGDARIHLLRYSSFSRPLTFKGKDAASILDEYRSLVGVSSLADLEDDERALCTTRGTLSETQKGELTHALSAAYCKRIAALMTNGSSLDAHDEPIPNHPLDLVIFDEAQYLRHTTNFQNRHIAGIFRRNVKRWLFMSATPLHSRASDIRSLDTYLCRQPAHKIGENRILEIPRDCGDCQYQTSCSRMTWQLRAQPEGVRDVVPLLPDFMVRRTRTYADRHNRHYGKIQYRKYERVRYAGSNDPFLSLTMALVQKRLVGVLAGKGNRFRLGECASFESLSTSVGRLLGRKKAHVAEPAVEREYEAVRDAKQGTKEEPGVSVDRTAIDELNRSFVDAMNVPDVRLGTTQHTTSLPHAKLNRAADALFAHSLANGSYQKTLVFVRRIDTVEEIRDLLNVKFQRQLDQRIETWRCILMQPALGANGKTPWVKDAFWETGAAGAMDDADEEVIGAERKADEEAERESMKESGSDEPSGAESHRTAYRDALDLPYFEALKRAAKGGRHGMLVSFGSRLLSTKDASRNPLRGFLLKRPEPSEELVSEANEKHWKNNAARWLRFLQIVLGRERVDELSADPARGWLFNGAADHRDDAWKLAALQLCVLQSIRQTDFLVDLFILHTHLNRTPDGATELPEKLMWLLECDRQSTEGHGLSAYIDNWKEMFRRWIEHFDLIVDKCLRSGAAVSWEEIYRERVHLAFRQMSPVIGRSSRLRNQNAVTQFKFPTHPNVLICTDVLKEGVDMHLFCDNVVHYGVAWTSGDLEQRIGRIDRLGSLIGRRIERFERIEGESLTELPRLGVAFPYLDGTLDHFQVERVIRAKIVSDLRMDLGKRKDEIGELDLSTFDDDESIQVAAKGNSPHTDGVFFPVSALALVAENAAPAAITLPDGIRRKGSDERVPATQTVDSASEAAAYLPAFNCLRVTRIVPTGPGATRLTRRMLDMAVGVLRLSRSAPKDASIVCTEEILVPGACSTGRSLSVALAEGDQTSVGHVDLEGFAFDQRTNTVSREMDMSYAFASREHLSGKVILESIGDDFLLLRTAVCSLAAALATADGRNLQRWLAAKNSGRRWGYLMADADTVWFAVVVSAASGDDAPLLTRLSQEMGRIALYYRSTVKHPGEHAVREYRARTAFPALASVSQAYGGDADLRVSRLLKTLAEGNISSMKNVDLQACGNLLAGVQGWFGDVFDEVLAALYEGEEDSSERPLQKMPLALLDGGILHLRAAGKEHFRIQAYLDLNGAICSEHVISGPKVVWELVASTTTRGKKPELQLSTFEQLPHALPQVWEGEAANGAAAFASTDEKYRFVVLYHHPAAWETARADLLEAWKAVKKKMQELSTFQRKGCRDTLIQAVEPETVP; translated from the coding sequence ATGGTCGATAAGACGGACATCATTCAAGACGGGCTGACCGCTCAGGCCGTTCGTTCCTACATCGACTTCGACGGACATGACGCCACGCGCTCGACGCCAAGCGCGCAAGCCGTGCTTCAGAGCAAAGGGGTAGCCGCACTCTGGCATTTGCTGGAAACAAAATCCTTCGCGTATCTGGCTGATGAAGTCGGCATGGGCAAGACCCGGCAAGCAATGGGTGTCATCGCGACGCAATTCCTGCGCAATCCCGACTCACGCGTGGCGATTGTTTGTTCGAGCGCGACGCTGCAGCGTCAGTGGCAAAGCGAGTGGTCGGAATTTTTGCGAACCTGTTACCGGTTGCTCGATGACCGGTTGCTCGACACAGTCAATGCCCGTCAAGTCGAGGATCTGCATCTTCACCATAGCCTGCGCGATTTCGTCCGTTCGCTGAGTCTTGGCGATGCACGCATTCATTTGCTGCGCTATTCGTCGTTTAGTCGCCCGCTGACTTTCAAGGGCAAAGACGCGGCCTCGATACTGGACGAATACCGGTCGCTGGTCGGCGTGTCGTCACTGGCCGATCTCGAAGACGACGAACGCGCGCTGTGCACGACGCGCGGAACGTTGTCAGAGACGCAGAAGGGCGAGCTCACGCACGCATTGAGCGCGGCATACTGCAAGCGTATCGCGGCGCTGATGACGAATGGTTCGAGCCTTGACGCGCACGATGAGCCCATTCCCAATCACCCGCTTGATCTGGTCATTTTCGACGAAGCACAGTATCTGCGTCATACGACCAATTTCCAGAATCGGCATATCGCCGGCATTTTTCGCCGGAATGTCAAACGCTGGTTGTTCATGAGTGCGACTCCGCTGCACTCGAGAGCGAGTGACATTCGCAGTCTCGATACCTATCTTTGCCGCCAACCTGCGCACAAGATTGGCGAAAATCGCATTCTGGAGATTCCGCGTGATTGCGGAGACTGCCAGTATCAGACATCGTGCAGCCGCATGACCTGGCAATTGCGCGCGCAGCCCGAAGGCGTGAGAGATGTGGTGCCGCTGCTGCCGGACTTCATGGTCCGCCGGACACGCACTTATGCGGACAGGCACAACAGGCACTACGGAAAAATCCAGTACCGCAAGTACGAGCGCGTTCGCTATGCGGGGTCGAATGATCCGTTCCTCTCGCTCACGATGGCGCTCGTGCAGAAACGCCTCGTCGGTGTGCTCGCGGGAAAGGGAAACAGATTCCGTCTTGGCGAGTGCGCTTCGTTTGAATCGTTGTCGACTTCTGTCGGGCGTCTGCTGGGGCGCAAAAAGGCGCACGTTGCCGAACCGGCCGTCGAGCGTGAATACGAGGCTGTGCGCGACGCGAAGCAAGGCACGAAGGAGGAGCCGGGCGTATCGGTGGATCGCACCGCCATCGACGAACTCAATCGTAGCTTCGTCGACGCGATGAATGTGCCGGATGTGCGCCTTGGGACCACGCAGCACACGACCTCGCTGCCGCACGCGAAACTGAATCGTGCCGCTGATGCGTTGTTTGCACACAGCCTCGCGAACGGCAGTTATCAGAAGACACTCGTTTTCGTGCGCCGTATCGACACCGTCGAAGAAATCCGCGATCTGCTGAACGTGAAGTTCCAGCGACAGCTCGATCAGCGAATCGAGACATGGCGATGCATCCTGATGCAACCTGCCTTGGGTGCAAACGGCAAAACGCCATGGGTCAAGGATGCGTTCTGGGAAACGGGCGCAGCGGGCGCGATGGATGACGCCGACGAAGAGGTGATCGGAGCGGAGAGAAAGGCCGACGAAGAGGCGGAGCGTGAAAGCATGAAGGAGTCCGGCAGCGACGAACCTTCGGGCGCCGAATCGCACCGCACGGCCTATCGCGACGCGCTCGATCTTCCCTATTTCGAGGCGTTGAAACGGGCGGCAAAAGGCGGGCGTCACGGGATGCTGGTGTCGTTCGGCTCGCGTTTGCTCAGTACGAAGGACGCGTCGCGCAATCCGCTGCGAGGGTTCCTTCTGAAACGGCCAGAACCTTCTGAAGAACTCGTCAGCGAGGCGAACGAGAAGCACTGGAAGAACAATGCCGCACGTTGGCTGCGCTTTCTACAGATCGTTCTGGGTCGCGAGCGGGTCGACGAACTGTCCGCTGATCCGGCTCGCGGCTGGCTGTTCAACGGGGCCGCGGATCATCGGGACGATGCCTGGAAGCTGGCGGCATTGCAGCTCTGCGTGCTGCAATCGATCAGGCAGACCGATTTCCTCGTCGATCTGTTCATTCTCCATACGCACTTGAACCGCACGCCGGATGGCGCGACCGAGTTGCCCGAGAAGCTGATGTGGCTGCTCGAATGCGATCGGCAAAGCACGGAAGGTCACGGGCTATCCGCCTACATCGATAACTGGAAAGAAATGTTTCGTCGCTGGATCGAGCATTTCGATCTGATCGTCGACAAATGCCTGCGTAGCGGCGCAGCGGTCAGCTGGGAGGAGATTTACCGCGAGCGCGTGCATCTTGCGTTTCGCCAGATGTCGCCCGTGATTGGGCGTTCGAGCCGGCTGCGCAATCAGAACGCGGTGACGCAGTTCAAGTTTCCGACGCATCCGAACGTGCTGATCTGTACGGACGTGCTGAAAGAGGGCGTCGACATGCATCTCTTCTGCGACAACGTCGTGCACTATGGCGTCGCGTGGACCTCGGGCGATCTGGAACAGCGCATCGGGCGGATCGACCGGTTGGGCAGTCTGATTGGACGACGGATCGAGCGCTTTGAACGCATCGAAGGCGAATCGCTAACCGAACTGCCGCGTCTGGGTGTGGCTTTTCCGTATCTAGACGGGACGCTCGATCACTTCCAGGTCGAGCGCGTGATTCGCGCCAAGATTGTCAGCGATCTGCGCATGGACCTTGGCAAACGGAAGGATGAGATTGGCGAACTGGATCTCTCGACGTTCGACGATGACGAGTCGATTCAGGTTGCGGCGAAGGGCAATTCACCGCACACCGACGGGGTGTTCTTTCCTGTCTCAGCGCTGGCACTGGTTGCGGAAAATGCAGCGCCTGCCGCGATCACATTGCCCGACGGCATTCGCCGCAAGGGCAGCGACGAACGGGTGCCTGCGACGCAAACGGTCGATAGTGCGTCCGAAGCGGCGGCATATCTGCCGGCGTTCAACTGTCTCCGCGTGACGCGCATCGTGCCGACAGGACCGGGCGCGACCCGTCTGACGCGACGCATGCTGGACATGGCGGTGGGTGTACTCCGTCTATCCCGGTCCGCTCCGAAAGATGCGTCCATTGTCTGCACGGAGGAGATTCTTGTGCCGGGCGCCTGCTCAACCGGGCGCTCACTGAGCGTCGCGCTGGCTGAGGGCGATCAGACGTCGGTCGGGCATGTCGACCTGGAGGGCTTTGCGTTCGATCAACGAACCAATACTGTCAGCCGCGAGATGGACATGTCATACGCGTTTGCCTCACGGGAGCACCTGAGCGGCAAGGTGATTCTGGAGTCGATCGGCGACGACTTCCTGCTGCTGCGCACGGCGGTCTGCTCGTTGGCCGCGGCACTCGCGACGGCGGATGGACGCAACTTGCAGCGCTGGCTCGCGGCGAAGAACAGTGGGCGACGTTGGGGCTATCTGATGGCGGATGCCGACACGGTGTGGTTCGCGGTCGTAGTCAGTGCCGCATCGGGCGATGACGCGCCCCTTCTGACGCGGCTCTCGCAGGAGATGGGGCGAATCGCGCTCTACTACCGGTCCACGGTTAAGCATCCCGGCGAACATGCAGTACGCGAATATCGTGCCCGCACTGCATTTCCGGCGCTTGCTTCCGTTAGTCAAGCGTACGGCGGCGATGCGGATCTGCGCGTTTCACGCCTTCTAAAAACCCTTGCAGAAGGAAACATATCAAGCATGAAAAACGTTGATCTTCAGGCATGCGGCAACTTGCTTGCTGGTGTTCAGGGATGGTTTGGTGACGTTTTCGATGAAGTATTGGCTGCACTTTACGAAGGAGAGGAGGACAGTTCGGAGCGTCCCTTGCAGAAGATGCCGCTGGCCCTTCTGGATGGCGGGATCTTGCATCTGCGCGCGGCAGGCAAGGAACATTTTCGTATTCAGGCGTACTTGGATCTGAATGGTGCAATTTGCAGTGAGCACGTCATATCCGGCCCGAAAGTGGTCTGGGAGTTGGTAGCAAGCACGACCACGCGAGGCAAGAAGCCGGAGTTGCAACTCTCGACGTTCGAGCAGCTTCCGCACGCATTGCCGCAGGTGTGGGAAGGCGAGGCTGCAAATGGAGCGGCCGCGTTTGCGTCTACCGACGAGAAGTACCGCTTCGTGGTGCTCTATCACCATCCAGCAGCGTGGGAGACTGCACGTGCTGATCTGCTCGAAGCATGGAAAGCTGTGAAGAAGAAGATGCAGGAGCTGTCAACCTTTCAGCGTAAAGGTTGTCGGGACACGCTGATTCAGGCAGTCGAACCGGAGACGGTACCATAA
- a CDS encoding H-NS histone family protein yields MATLENVQAKIARLQAQATALAAKQSSSVIAKIRDLMEKHGLTIADIEAHTGGKKRGRKPGANTVARPAALAKYRHPKTGATWTGHGRAPAWIASARDRTKFLIDGSAAQPAIAAKKPAMAGNYVKGPQAPKYRDPRSGATWSGRGPAPAWLAGAKDRSKFLIVAAAEGASGSKAVSPSKATAKKAATKKVTGKTVAAKKVKAVPTPAPAKKAAVRKTAAKEAVARKAPAKRAPQNPVAAAPASDSASAPVAA; encoded by the coding sequence ATGGCTACGCTCGAAAACGTGCAGGCGAAAATCGCCAGGTTGCAGGCCCAGGCCACAGCGCTTGCCGCGAAGCAGTCGTCCAGCGTCATCGCAAAGATTCGTGACCTCATGGAAAAGCATGGCTTGACCATTGCCGACATCGAAGCACATACCGGCGGTAAAAAGCGTGGCCGCAAGCCAGGCGCCAACACGGTTGCCAGGCCAGCAGCATTGGCAAAGTACCGTCATCCGAAGACGGGGGCCACCTGGACGGGGCACGGCCGCGCGCCGGCCTGGATCGCGAGCGCACGTGACCGGACGAAGTTCCTGATCGACGGCAGCGCTGCACAACCGGCCATTGCTGCAAAGAAACCAGCAATGGCGGGCAACTATGTGAAGGGCCCCCAGGCGCCGAAATACCGCGACCCAAGGAGTGGGGCGACATGGAGTGGCCGCGGCCCGGCACCGGCATGGTTGGCTGGCGCCAAAGATCGTTCGAAGTTTCTGATTGTCGCCGCGGCAGAGGGCGCCTCGGGCTCGAAGGCCGTTTCGCCCAGTAAGGCAACCGCGAAGAAAGCCGCGACGAAAAAGGTGACGGGAAAAACGGTCGCCGCGAAGAAAGTCAAGGCAGTACCAACCCCGGCACCGGCGAAGAAGGCAGCCGTCAGGAAAACTGCGGCGAAAGAAGCGGTGGCGAGGAAGGCACCTGCGAAGCGGGCGCCGCAGAACCCGGTAGCAGCTGCACCAGCCAGCGATAGCGCCTCGGCGCCCGTCGCCGCCTGA
- a CDS encoding D-alanyl-D-alanine carboxypeptidase family protein: protein MKKLICALLLAATSLCARAGTPSLHSPSVIVYDVTRGEVLLEKNADDLRPIASLTKLMTAMVVLDKAQEMGDTLTIDEADIDRIKHSGSRIPVGTSLEREAMLRLALMSSENRAASALSRSFPGGQSAFIEQMNLKAHRLNMSDTHFEDPTGLSPNNVSTARDAVKLAIEASHYPMISSFTTLTAYEQTIGSRTRFYRNTDPVVRWTDWDVQLAKTGYTREAGRCIVVDVAMPRGPVIIALLGARSSSARSADLATIRNWVNGDETPVAVPWLYHASAHSHYSHPVVASQPHRVKVRFAPTGPSHRHASRRVIASRAGA from the coding sequence ATGAAGAAATTGATCTGCGCACTGCTGCTTGCGGCCACGTCTCTATGCGCGCGTGCTGGCACCCCGTCGCTCCACTCCCCTAGCGTGATCGTGTACGACGTCACGCGTGGCGAAGTCTTACTGGAAAAGAATGCTGACGATCTCCGACCCATCGCGTCGCTGACCAAACTGATGACCGCGATGGTCGTACTCGACAAGGCACAGGAGATGGGAGATACCCTGACCATTGACGAGGCTGACATCGACCGGATCAAGCACTCGGGTTCCCGGATACCTGTCGGTACGTCGCTCGAACGCGAGGCGATGCTTCGGCTTGCGCTGATGTCGTCCGAAAACCGTGCGGCGTCCGCCCTGTCACGCTCGTTCCCCGGGGGCCAATCGGCGTTCATCGAGCAGATGAATCTGAAAGCGCACAGGCTAAACATGTCCGACACGCATTTCGAGGATCCGACGGGACTTTCGCCGAACAATGTCTCGACCGCTCGCGATGCTGTCAAACTGGCAATCGAAGCGTCGCACTATCCGATGATCAGTTCATTTACCACGCTGACAGCGTACGAACAGACAATTGGCAGCCGGACCCGTTTCTATCGCAACACGGATCCGGTTGTCCGCTGGACGGATTGGGACGTTCAGCTCGCAAAAACCGGATACACGCGCGAGGCGGGTCGCTGCATCGTGGTCGACGTCGCGATGCCGAGAGGCCCGGTGATCATTGCGCTGCTTGGCGCACGTTCATCCAGTGCCCGCTCCGCTGATCTGGCCACGATCCGCAACTGGGTGAACGGCGATGAAACCCCCGTAGCCGTACCTTGGCTGTACCACGCCTCGGCGCATTCGCATTACAGCCACCCGGTCGTCGCCAGCCAACCGCATCGCGTGAAGGTGCGATTCGCGCCGACCGGCCCGTCACATCGCCACGCGTCGCGCCGCGTGATCGCCAGTCGCGCCGGTGCGTAA
- a CDS encoding H-NS family nucleoid-associated regulatory protein: protein MTAALIFCWKAPTASAIAGDQVTQKPARYQNATGDTWTGDGEMPQWLKQAISAGQRLEHFETLSASPMQDCQRKTIDWRDDPFAGSPLARQHTD, encoded by the coding sequence ATAACTGCTGCTTTAATCTTCTGCTGGAAAGCGCCGACAGCTTCAGCAATAGCGGGCGATCAGGTAACGCAGAAACCAGCCCGGTATCAAAATGCGACGGGGGATACCTGGACAGGCGACGGGGAAATGCCCCAGTGGTTGAAGCAGGCGATTAGCGCAGGACAAAGACTCGAGCATTTTGAGACGCTATCGGCGTCACCGATGCAGGATTGCCAGCGAAAGACGATCGACTGGCGCGACGACCCTTTCGCCGGGAGTCCACTCGCGCGGCAGCACACTGACTGA